The following proteins are co-located in the Fimbriiglobus ruber genome:
- a CDS encoding thymidylate synthase, producing the protein MDAYHAQLRQILDHGDWKDQRAVLQSTGTRPRIKSLFGMQARYDLRAGFPLVTTKRVPFRAVAVELLWFLSGSTNNNELTAQGVTIWNEWADPATGELGPIYGQQWRNWQTADPSANGIRTIDQIAKLVNDIRAVVANPQHHAARRLIVSAWNPADVERLRGPSACHTLAQFNVTAGRLSCQMYQRSADMFLGVPFNIASYALLTHLVGQVTGLGVGDFVHSIGDAHIYENHIPQVEEQLTRAHRPRPKLVLDPAITSLDVEQVKLIRAEQIRVEGYEPHPALRGEVAV; encoded by the coding sequence ATGGACGCGTACCACGCCCAGCTCCGGCAGATCCTCGATCACGGCGACTGGAAGGATCAGCGAGCGGTTTTGCAATCAACCGGGACGCGGCCACGGATCAAAAGCCTCTTCGGAATGCAGGCCCGGTACGACCTCCGGGCCGGGTTTCCCCTCGTCACCACGAAGCGCGTCCCGTTCCGGGCCGTCGCCGTCGAACTGCTCTGGTTCTTGAGCGGGTCGACGAACAACAACGAGCTGACCGCCCAGGGCGTTACCATCTGGAACGAATGGGCCGACCCCGCAACCGGTGAACTCGGGCCGATCTACGGTCAACAGTGGCGAAACTGGCAGACGGCCGATCCCTCGGCTAACGGCATTCGCACGATCGACCAGATCGCCAAACTTGTCAACGATATCCGGGCGGTCGTTGCGAACCCCCAGCACCACGCCGCCCGCCGGCTCATCGTCAGCGCGTGGAACCCGGCCGACGTCGAACGGCTCCGCGGTCCGAGCGCGTGCCACACGCTCGCCCAGTTCAACGTCACCGCCGGCCGGCTCTCGTGCCAGATGTACCAGCGGTCGGCCGACATGTTCCTCGGCGTCCCGTTCAACATCGCCTCATACGCATTACTCACCCATCTCGTCGGACAAGTCACCGGTCTCGGCGTCGGCGACTTCGTTCACTCGATCGGCGACGCCCACATTTACGAGAACCACATCCCGCAGGTCGAGGAACAGCTCACCCGCGCACACCGCCCGCGGCCGAAGCTAGTCCTTGATCCGGCGATTACCAGCCTGGATGTCGAACAAGTCAAACTCATCCGGGCGGAACAGATCCGTGTGGAAGGCTATGAGCCACACCCCGCGTTGCGTGGTGAGGTGGCGGTTTGA
- a CDS encoding leucine-rich repeat domain-containing protein, with the protein MRLLVVALCVLIVVSVVRADDAEDAAVKAVQRHGGKVEQGGKVVSFHWSNVCDTDLNELVALKRLAVLDLSFTPVTDGAVKELVALKGLTSLNLAHTKVTDAGVKELVALKGLTNLNLANTQFPVTDAGVKELIALKGLTSLNLAHTKVTNVGVKELVALKGLTSLSLAHTKVTNAGVKELTALKGLTSLDLGYTEVTDAGVKELVALKGLTNLDLGFTPVTDAAVKELSALKGLTNLNFLFTKITDAGVKELTALKGLTNLNLGFTPVTDGGVKELTALNELTNLNLSGAKITDAGVKELAALKGLTDLDLGGTGVTDAGVKELATLKRLTSLGLRSTAVTDAGAKELAALKGLTDLDLRFTEVTDAGVKELAALKGLTNLNLAHTRVTDAGAKQLVSINSLTELDVRNTKVTVELKAIFLQALPTCRVHR; encoded by the coding sequence ATGCGTCTACTTGTGGTCGCCCTCTGCGTCCTCATCGTAGTGTCTGTCGTCCGGGCTGACGATGCCGAAGATGCTGCTGTGAAAGCAGTGCAACGGCATGGAGGAAAGGTCGAACAGGGTGGGAAAGTTGTGTCGTTTCACTGGTCAAATGTGTGCGACACTGATCTTAATGAATTGGTCGCTCTCAAGAGGCTGGCCGTCCTCGACCTCAGTTTCACGCCGGTGACCGACGGTGCGGTGAAGGAACTGGTCGCTCTCAAGGGGCTGACCAGCCTCAACCTTGCACACACGAAAGTGACGGACGCCGGGGTGAAGGAATTGGTCGCACTCAAGGGACTGACCAACCTCAACCTCGCAAACACGCAATTTCCGGTGACGGACGCCGGGGTGAAGGAACTGATCGCTCTCAAGGGACTGACCAGCCTCAACCTTGCACACACGAAGGTGACGAACGTCGGGGTGAAGGAACTGGTCGCTCTCAAGGGGTTGACCAGCCTCTCCCTTGCACACACGAAGGTGACGAACGCCGGGGTGAAGGAACTGACGGCTCTCAAGGGGCTGACCAGCCTCGACCTTGGTTACACGGAGGTGACGGACGCCGGGGTGAAGGAATTGGTCGCTCTCAAGGGACTGACCAACCTCGACCTCGGTTTCACGCCGGTGACGGACGCTGCGGTGAAAGAACTGTCGGCTCTCAAGGGACTGACCAACCTCAATTTTTTGTTCACGAAGATAACAGACGCCGGGGTCAAGGAACTGACCGCTCTCAAGGGACTGACGAACCTTAATCTCGGTTTCACGCCGGTGACGGACGGTGGGGTGAAGGAACTGACCGCTCTCAACGAGCTGACCAACCTCAACCTTTCGGGCGCGAAGATAACGGACGCCGGGGTCAAGGAACTGGCCGCTCTCAAGGGACTGACCGACCTCGATCTAGGGGGCACGGGAGTGACAGACGCCGGGGTCAAGGAACTGGCCACTCTCAAGAGGCTGACCAGCCTTGGCCTTCGTTCCACAGCCGTGACGGATGCCGGGGCGAAGGAACTGGCCGCTCTCAAGGGACTGACCGACCTCGATCTTCGTTTCACGGAGGTAACGGACGCCGGGGTGAAGGAACTGGCCGCTCTCAAGGGACTGACCAACCTCAACCTTGCACACACAAGGGTGACGGATGCCGGGGCCAAGCAATTGGTATCTATCAATAGCTTAACTGAACTTGATGTTAGAAACACAAAAGTAACAGTCGAATTAAAGGCCATATTTCTGCAAGCACTTCCAACGTGCAGAGTCCATCGTTAA